From the Paenibacillus sp. MMS20-IR301 genome, the window GTGGTGATCCCGAGAATGTCGAGCTGTCCGCTCGTGACGGCCAGCATAATCGCCAGCGCGTCATCTACCCCTGTATCGACGTCCAGAATGACTTTTTTGCGTCCGGTCATCCTTAGCCGCCAATCTCACGGTTGAAGCGGTCTGTCCACACGGAGATGTGCTCGTTCACGAAGGACATGTCCAGCTTGCGCAGCTTGCTGATGACATCCGCACCGTACGTTACGCCTGCAGCCTCTTCCTCTGTCAGTACCACTCCGGTATTTACCGGGGAATCGACTTTGGCTTTGGCGGATTTCTCCTGCACTTCCTGGCTCAGCTGCCAGTTGATGAACTCTTCGGCCAGCTCTTTATTATCACTGCCTTTGACTACATTGATTGTATTCATTACGGCATACGCACCTTCAGATGGTGCTACGAACTTGGCATCCGGCACGGCTGCCTGGAGATCCTTGAAGTACATCTCCATGATCGGACCGCCGGCAATTTCCTCCTGGCCGAACATATTCACATACTCCGAGGTCTGGGAGTAGTATTTGACTACATTGCTGTCCAGCTCCTTCAGCTTCGTGAAGGCTCCGTCCTCATTGAACTCTGTACCGCCCGACACGAGCGAGGCGGCATCCACAATCATCGGACCTGCTGTGGCAGTAATCGCCGGCAGCGCCAGGTTCTTGTCGAACTTACTCCACATATCTGCCCATGAACCGACTTCTCCATCTACAAGTGCCGGGTTATAGGCAATTCCCAGACGGCCCACGGTATACGCCGGACCATACTCTTCGCCGAGCGGCGCTTTGGCAATATCATAAATGTTGTCGGTGTTCGGAATCTTGCTGCGGT encodes:
- a CDS encoding ABC transporter substrate-binding protein; translation: MKKLMTTGLALALTSLLAACGSNNNAATNGAGTDNAAAPEATASGAPAELVVSTWGFSEDFFKESVYAPFEKEHNVKIVVEIGNNAERLNKIRQGSSDVDVVYLSDYYAQQAINEGLFETIDRSKIPNTDNIYDIAKAPLGEEYGPAYTVGRLGIAYNPALVDGEVGSWADMWSKFDKNLALPAITATAGPMIVDAASLVSGGTEFNEDGAFTKLKELDSNVVKYYSQTSEYVNMFGQEEIAGGPIMEMYFKDLQAAVPDAKFVAPSEGAYAVMNTINVVKGSDNKELAEEFINWQLSQEVQEKSAKAKVDSPVNTGVVLTEEEAAGVTYGADVISKLRKLDMSFVNEHISVWTDRFNREIGG